A genome region from candidate division TA06 bacterium includes the following:
- a CDS encoding ferritin family protein produces MKTLKNMPKALKAALKLEHKGSAFYLKMSQKTGNILAKKLYDQLALQEVEHIGRINEIYVAIIQGQAWPVPPGKKMGFLESEIKKLFLKLNRDGAKLKPDNTSGMKVAMDMEWYSYKMYEKLWKEAVEGPEKDFFKHLMTEETKHYEALSNVYAYMTDNGDWLERSESQTWNWMNS; encoded by the coding sequence ATGAAAACTTTAAAGAACATGCCCAAGGCCCTGAAGGCCGCCTTAAAGCTGGAGCACAAGGGCAGCGCCTTTTATCTTAAGATGTCCCAGAAGACCGGCAACATTCTGGCCAAAAAGCTTTACGACCAGCTGGCCCTGCAGGAGGTGGAGCACATCGGGCGGATCAACGAGATCTACGTCGCCATCATCCAAGGCCAAGCCTGGCCGGTGCCGCCGGGCAAAAAGATGGGCTTTCTGGAAAGCGAGATCAAGAAACTTTTTCTTAAACTCAACCGGGACGGGGCAAAGCTGAAGCCGGACAATACCTCGGGGATGAAGGTGGCCATGGATATGGAGTGGTACAGCTATAAGATGTACGAAAAGCTTTGGAAGGAAGCGGTGGAAGGGCCGGAGAAGGATTTCTTTAAGCACCTGATGACCGAAGAGACCAAGCATTACGAGGCGCTTTCCAACGTCTACGCCTATATGACCGACAACGGTGACTGGCTGGAGCGCTCGGAAAGCCAGACCTGGAACTGGATGAATTCTTAG
- a CDS encoding cyclic nucleotide-binding domain-containing protein — protein sequence MPAVNKGSELLRKVYLFNDLSQPELEKIMGLAYDKSYDKEAAVFQEGEIGDAFYIVTEGEVRISTMVPGMGEEALKILRPGEYFGEMALIDDFPRSAAAIAHQGPVKLLAIYKRDFKKMLSEDKELAYKLLSVFIKTLSARLRETNEKLKSIFAMAKAF from the coding sequence ATGCCCGCGGTAAATAAAGGTTCCGAATTGTTGCGCAAGGTTTATTTGTTCAACGACCTTTCCCAGCCGGAGCTGGAGAAGATAATGGGTCTGGCCTACGACAAGAGCTACGATAAGGAAGCGGCCGTTTTCCAGGAGGGCGAGATCGGCGACGCTTTTTACATCGTGACCGAGGGCGAGGTCAGGATTTCCACCATGGTGCCGGGGATGGGCGAAGAGGCCCTGAAGATCCTGCGACCCGGGGAATATTTCGGGGAGATGGCCCTGATCGACGATTTCCCCCGTTCGGCCGCGGCCATAGCCCACCAGGGGCCGGTGAAGCTTCTGGCAATTTACAAGCGGGATTTTAAGAAAATGCTCTCCGAGGACAAGGAACTGGCTTACAAGCTGCTTTCGGTGTTCATCAAAACCCTTTCGGCCCGCCTGCGGGAGACCAACGAGAAGCTGAAGAGCATTTTCGCCATGGCCAAGGCCTTTTAA
- a CDS encoding LysM peptidoglycan-binding domain-containing protein codes for MSQKRFGFFLIAAAALACFGYAAWAQEGKTTHTVLLDETLHGIAEQELGNPASWPIIYNANKDKIKDPHWIYPGQELIIPLTPEAMATAPDTSKIITPAAVDTTPAPAQAQAAPEPEPAPEPELEPEPEPEPEPEPQTAGPVKISSGQVVVRKLIVPVVSEELVFSSGYITAEEEKPLAYINGADKPISDYLMPNDIVYITAGSDNGLNPGDTLTIYRMGEEVFHPQSKNKLGKIVTIVGLVRMTEVGPQSGQARIIRSMEAVTRKETLKRYEKFSVPKITMGDPMLAVAKTPEGFIVAAKSPIEAATAYRVVYLDRGLDDGIGIGDVFEIYRRQGKISNPAGGEKVEKLETVIGTIQVLNPRQTTCSAYITNSIIEDIKPGDRIRLIKKVPLQQQLKP; via the coding sequence ATGTCCCAGAAGAGGTTTGGGTTTTTTCTTATCGCCGCTGCGGCTCTGGCCTGTTTTGGTTATGCCGCCTGGGCGCAGGAGGGAAAGACCACTCACACGGTATTATTAGACGAGACCCTGCACGGAATAGCCGAGCAGGAGCTAGGCAACCCGGCTTCCTGGCCCATAATCTATAACGCCAACAAAGATAAGATCAAAGACCCGCACTGGATATATCCCGGGCAGGAATTGATCATTCCTTTGACCCCCGAAGCCATGGCCACCGCACCGGATACTTCCAAAATCATAACCCCGGCAGCGGTGGATACCACTCCGGCCCCCGCCCAGGCGCAGGCCGCACCGGAGCCGGAACCCGCACCGGAGCCGGAACTAGAACCGGAGCCAGAACCAGAACCCGAGCCGGAGCCCCAGACCGCGGGACCGGTAAAAATTTCTAGCGGCCAGGTGGTAGTCAGGAAGCTGATCGTGCCGGTGGTCTCCGAGGAACTGGTTTTTTCTTCGGGCTATATTACGGCCGAAGAGGAAAAGCCCCTGGCTTACATCAACGGGGCCGACAAGCCCATCAGCGATTACCTGATGCCCAACGACATCGTTTATATCACGGCCGGCAGCGACAACGGCCTTAATCCCGGCGATACTTTGACCATCTACCGCATGGGAGAAGAAGTTTTCCACCCGCAGAGCAAAAATAAGCTGGGAAAAATTGTGACCATCGTGGGGCTGGTTCGGATGACCGAGGTGGGTCCCCAGTCGGGCCAGGCCAGAATAATCCGCAGCATGGAAGCCGTTACCCGCAAGGAGACGCTTAAACGTTACGAAAAATTCAGTGTGCCTAAGATCACCATGGGCGACCCCATGCTGGCCGTGGCCAAGACCCCGGAAGGTTTCATCGTAGCCGCCAAGTCTCCGATCGAAGCCGCCACCGCCTACCGGGTGGTCTATCTGGACAGGGGGCTGGATGACGGCATCGGCATCGGCGATGTCTTCGAGATCTACCGGCGGCAGGGCAAAATATCCAACCCGGCCGGAGGCGAAAAAGTGGAGAAGCTGGAAACGGTGATCGGCACCATTCAGGTGTTGAACCCCCGCCAGACCACCTGTTCGGCCTACATCACTAATTCGATCATCGAGGACATCAAGCCCGGCGACCGGATCAGGCTGATAAAAAAAGTTCCGCTCCAGCAGCAACTAAAACCTTAA
- a CDS encoding DUF1844 domain-containing protein, with product MAEPPNNSLPSPSMESLFYMLATSALVNLGEVPNPVDQQQKTDLALAGHNIDTIILLQEKTKGNLTPAEERLCLEILNELRLKYANASRVKK from the coding sequence ATGGCAGAACCTCCCAATAATTCATTGCCTTCGCCCAGCATGGAATCGCTGTTCTATATGCTGGCCACTTCGGCATTGGTGAACCTGGGCGAAGTGCCCAACCCGGTGGATCAGCAGCAGAAGACCGATCTGGCCCTGGCCGGCCACAACATCGACACCATCATCCTGTTGCAGGAAAAAACCAAGGGCAACCTGACCCCGGCCGAGGAACGGCTGTGCCTGGAGATACTTAACGAGCTGCGGCTTAAATACGCCAACGCTTCGCGAGTAAAGAAATAA